In Natronococcus sp. AD-5, the genomic window ACGAGGTTCGCCCGCCGTCGCCAGGCATCGTCGTGCCGCTCGTATGCGTACGCCGTCCCCGTCCCGTCCGGGTCGGAGTTGCTATTGGGAGCGCCCACGAGCGCGGTGCCGTCCCCGACTGCAACCGCCGCACCGAACCCAAGTTCGTCGCCGTCGGGCTCGAGGACCGCACGCCTGCGCCAGTCCCCACCCGAGCGCTCGAAGACGTACGCGGCTCCCGCCCCGTCGGTGGCGAAACCGCGGCGAGGCCCCCCGACGAGGGCGACGTCGCCCGCCACTGCGACCGCGGTGCCGAACTGGTCGGCGCTATCGGCACCCTCCGGTTCGAGATCCGCTCGTTGGTGCCACGTTCCGTCCGTTCGCCCGAACGCGTACGCGACGCCCGGTCCGTCACCCGGGGCGCCCACGAGTGCAGTCGCCCCGTCGAGCGCGACCGCCGTCCCGAACCGGTCGTCGCCATCGCCGCTTTCGGGTTCGAGCGTCGCATGCCGGCGCCAGGTCTCGTCTGACCGCTCGAACGCGTACGCGACACCCGGTCCGTCGCCGGGAGCGCCCGCGAGCGCGGTCGTTCCGTCAAGTGCAACGGTCGTCCCGAACCAGCCCCCTGGGCTCCCGTCTTCCGGCGCCAGATTCGCCGGCCGGCGCCAGTTCCCATCCGCCCGCTCGAACGCGTACGCCGATCCGGACTCGAACCCCCCGGGACCGTCGTCGACGGGTGTCCCGACCAGTGCGTCGTCGCCGTCGAGCGCAACAGCCGCGCCGAACTCGACGTCCGCGCCGTCGTGATCCAGGACCGGCGCCGGGCGCCGCGACCAATCGTCGCCCGACCGCTCGAAGCCGTACGCCGCGCCCACGCGGTATCCGGTGTCGTCGGCGACGCCGGGGGCGCCCACGAGCGCTGCGCCGTCAGCGAGTGCGATCGCCGTCCCGAATCGGTCGCCGCTCTCGCCGCTCTCCGGCGTCAACTCGGCGACGATCGCCGGTTCGTCGACTTCGATCTCCTCGGTCTCGTCGGCGTCTTCCGGCGTCTCCGTCTGCGGGCCCGTATCGTTCGTCCCTTTCTCGCCGTCGGCGGCGTCCGTCTCCCGGTCGCTCCTGTCCCCGACGCACCCCGCCGCTCCGATTGCCGCGAGAATCCCCCCGTATCGGAGGATGCGCCGTCGACTCGCGCTCCACTGCTTCATCATTATTAGCTATACGTTCGATAGGCAAAAAATCGGCTCATTCTTCAGCGTCGCCGTTGCGAGACCCACCCGCGACGACCGAACCGGCATGGCCACGCCGGCGCCGCGCTCGACGAATCTCGGGGTGGGGGACGTCCCTCTACCTGCTCGGGATGCTAGTAGTCAGTAGTCGGTCGTCGACGGTAGCGCGTCCCGGCGGGGTCGTCCGTCCGGCTATCAATCTTTATCAGTACACCGACCGTTGGACGGCGTATGGACGCGACCGCCGACGAACTCGCCGGCGTCGTCGACCTCTTCGGCGGCCTCACGCGATCGGAGCTCGAGCGGGCGCTCGCCGAGGCGGCCTTCCGCGCCGACGGGGCGTCCGTCGACGAGGACGCCCTCGAGGAAGCGATCGCCGACGCGCTCGAGTCGTTCGCGCTCGTCGCTTACGAGCCGTCGGGCCGGAACGGGGACGCGGGAGCGGCCGCGTCGGCAGCCGGCGACGGCGACGAGACGCTGCTGGTCGCCGGCCCGACCGCGTTTCCGTCGGTCCCGGACCGCGCGGAGGACGTCCCGCACATTCTCGACGTCGAGCCGCGGCGCCTCGAGCGCGCAGCCCTCGGCGAGACGGTTCGCGACGAGTTCGCGAACGCGGCCGACGACGCCGTCGCCGCCGGCGACGCCGAACGGATCGAGACGCTGCTCGACGTCAGCTACGACGTCGAGGCGTGGGCGCCGGTCGAACTGGACGACGAACGAGCGCGGCTGGAAGTCGCCCTCGAGTGATCGCATGGTAGGGCCGAGACTGAATCTCGAACCGATCGCGGACCACCCGCCCGTCGGGATCGACGACCAGGAGCACGACGCGGCCGTCCTCGCGCCGGTCATCGAGCGCGAGGAGGAGGACTACCTGCTGTTTACTCGCCGGGCGGACCACCTCGGCAAGCACCCCGGTCAGATGAGCTTCCCGGGGGGCGGGGCCGAACCGGAAGACGAGACGATCCTCGCGACCGCGCTCCGGGAGGCAAACGAGGAGATCGGACTCGAGCCCGCGGAGGCGGCAATCGTCGGTCAGCTCGACGACATCCGGACGATCACCGAGTACGCCGTCACGCCGTTCGTCGCCCGGGTCCCCGACCGGGAGTACGAGCGCGACGGCGACGAGGTCGCCGAGATCGTCGTCCTGCCGCTGTCCGGATTTCTCGACCCGGAAAACTACGAGACCGAGCGTCGAACCCACCCCTACTACGGCGACGTCGTCATCCACTACTTCCACGTCGACGGCTACACCGTCTGGGGCGCGACCGGCCGCATCCTGGTCCAGTTGCTCGAGCTGACGACCGAGTTCGAGGCGCCGGAGCGCATCGATCGGTCGACGCCGTGAGTAGAATACTGCGCGGAACGTCACCTTTTTGCGCGCCGGTCACCCAGCACGCCTATGGTCGCGCAGACGAGTGATCGAGTTCCGCACCGACTGTAGCAACTTCTTCGTCGCGCGAGGTGAGTCCCGATGTTAACCACGAGCACCGTCGCCCGCGCCGGACTGGATGCGATCGCCCTCAAACCCACCGAGTGTGACGTCTCGGCGGCCGCGTCGATCCCGGTCGAGACGATCGCGATCGACTACGAGGGTCGCGAGTACCTTCCCGACCCCGCGATCCTCGAGTCGCTCTCGGCCGACGCGGACGTGCTGGTCACGACCCCGGTCCGAGCCGACGGCTTCGACCCGCTGGGCGACGACTCCGTGCTCGCCGAGCTCCCCGCCGACGTCAGCCGGGTCCTGGTGGCTGGCCACCCCGCCTACCTCACCGACGACGAGCGGGCTCGAGCGGTCGCCCCGCGGTTGGGGAAGGCGCTCGAGCGCGATCCCGACGCCTGGGTCGGCACCGAGAGCGTCGAACGGATCGCCATGGCGACGGGAGCGACCCAGTACGACCTGCTCTCGCGAACGACCGGACGCGAACTGCGCGCGCTCCGATCGGCCGGGTTCGACGGCGACCTCGCCATTTACGCGCCGACCGTCCTCACCGACGACGACGACGACGTCCTCGACGCCGTCGGCGCCTACGTCGCACGCCGGCGTCCGGTCGCGGCGGCGCTGCCGGAGGGCGCACCGACCGATTCCCGCGCCGCCGGCCGCGCACGCGACGTCTTGCTCGAAGCGGTCCAGGACTACGCGCTCGTCGGTACCGAGGACGAGATCCGCGAGCAGACCGACGTCCTTCGCGAGGCCGGGGCGACGACGATCGTCGGCTATCCCGCGCGCGGTCTCGAGGCCGTGCTCGAGTAATCGGTCGCCCCGCGAGAACGGTCCGTCGCTCCGGGTAGATCCGTTCGCTCGAGAGCTATCCTGCCGGCTCGTCTCTTCCGCCCGGAAGCCGTCTTTCGGACGATAAACGATCGTCTTCGCTCGTGGCGATCATCTGCTCTGCTTTGTCCAACGATCGTTGGACGAGTCGCTCTGAATACTCTCCCAGAAACGCGACGAACAGGATCGATAGCGGGTTTTCACGGAGCGAATCCTCGAAGAACGCGTCCCCGATGCTCGACAGCAAGAGCACGTAGAGAACAAGGCGGATACGCCACCGATCAATAGGCCTACGAGAATCGTTTCTCGCAAGATCGTCGGATCGGGAATCGATCGGTAGCTCGTCACTTGAGACGTGGTGTCGCGCATGAACAGGGCCATACTGAATAGCGCTCCGAGGATACCGGTACCGACGACGAGGAGCACGAACCAGCTTTCGAAGAGCGCTCCGTCGACGGTGCCGTTCGCGGCCAATTCGTCGATAAACCCTCCAGGATTCACGTGGACCGTCGCTACCACGAAAACCAGCAACGCGGCGAGCGCGGGAACGAGATACCGGAGCGTCCGTTTAATACTCATGAGGTCACTGATCCGCTGAATGTCCCACATGTGTATCACTCCCAGAGCCCGGTAGAGTTCCTGTGGCGAGAGCGATCGTTTTAGCTCGTTGTCGTCTCTGAGAAGGTACTCGTTGACTTCCTCGCGTTCGGACTCGGGTAACGACCGCGAGGTCAGCCAGAGCCACTTCGTCAGGTTCCAGAGCCGCGTCCCGGAGCGGTTAGTGGCCGGAACGTCGATCGTTCCTTCTTCGCGGATCTGTCGCCCCGATAACCGCGCGAGGTCGATATCGAGCGACCAGTTGATACGTTTCGAACCGTCGTCGAGTTCTGCAGCGTCGAGGAGATCGTAAATAAATATTCGCTGCGCGTTCGCCCAGTAGTACGCCGTGAGAAAAGAGACGTAATCTTCGCGATAAACGGCGCGTCTCACTTCTGTGAGTTGCTTGCGGGCGGTTCCGATTCTGGCGATCGTTTCGGCTCGTTCGACTCGTGCCTGCCGGTCGAGCTTCTCCGCCGGAAGGTAATCCTTGAGTAATCGATCGTATTCGCCTAGTTCGTCTCGTTCGCGGTTGACGATGTCGAGATAGTGCTGTTGCTTCTTGTTCAACCGACAGAACCACAGCCCGAGTCCGCCAACGATCAACGCTCCGATGGCTATCGCTACTATGGTTGGCGGTTCGTCTCCCGGAATTACGGCGAGAACTAGTAAAATACCGAGGAACAGCAAAGAACCGAGTAAAAACGCCGTTGCGCTCAAGTAAAACATCGGCCGTTTGTGCCAGTATTCGTCGACGTAATCGGTGAACGCGTTCCAGCGCCCCAGAATACCGGAGTCAGCCGTCGACCGATGTTCGCTCGTGTCACCCATGCAACTAGATGGCGCCGCGAAATCGTATTAATACCCACTCTACGAAACCAAGAAAAACTGCGTTCGATGTTTGAACGTATATTCTAGACGTATCGGATTTTGCTAAACCAGTTTCAGAATATTCTCCGAAAGAATAGTATATCTGGACCAGACGCACTGGTCGGCGTCGAGACCGACCCGATTAGAATCACGTTCCCCGAACTCATCAATGATCCGAACCACCTACAGGTAAGTAGGCCGCACCCCCAGCATCCCCCATGTCACTGCTCGCCGAATACACGACGACGACGGCCGCCGACGAACTCGAGGCGGCCGAGGTCGCGGTGCTCCCGGTCGGGAGTACCGAACAGCACGGCCCCGCGCTGCCGCTGGGGATGGACCACATGGCCGCCGAGGCGTTCGCTCGTACCGCGACCGATCACGACGACGCGGTCGTTCTGCCGACGCTTCCGGTCGGCGTCAGCGAACACCACCGCCAGTTCGACGGCACGCTGTACGTCTCCGCGGAGACGTTCGAGCGATACGTCGCGGAGACGGTCTCGAGTCTCGCCGAACACGGCGTCCGGAAAGCCGTCGTGGTCAACGGCCACGGCGGGAACTCCGACGCCCTTCGTCGGGCCGCCAGGTCGCTGCGCCGGGAGCGGACGGCGTTCGCACCGCCATGGAACTGGTGGGACGGCGTCGCGGACCTCGCGGCCGACCTCTTCGACGAGGACGGCGGCCACGCCGACGCGATGGAGTCGAGTCTGCTGTGGTACGTCCGCGATGACCTTATTCGACCGGCGGAACTCGAGGCCGCCGAGGCCGGCGCGAGCGAGGGCTGGGGCGAGTCCGTCCACGGCGCCGCGCTCGGCTTCGACACGATCGACTTCTCCGACAGCGGTGCGGTCGGCCGACCGACGCAGGCCGACCCTGAGAAGGGCGAACGACTGTTCGAGACCGGCCGCGACCAGCTTCACGCGCTAATCGACTGGCTTGCGGAGCGCCCGCTCGAGGCCTGCTGGCCGCGTGATCACGCGTGAGTCGAGAGGCCGTCCGGTGTCGGGACGGACACGTTCGCCGGTCGCCAGCGGTCAGGTGGACGGCTCGCCCTCGACCTCGTCGGTCGGCAGCGACTGCGGAACCGTCCCGGTTTCGCCCGTCGCGCCTACACTAATCATCTGTTCTGCGTTGTCGAGTGAGCGCTGGACCAAGCGCTCCGAGTAGCCGGCGAGAAACGCGACGATCAGGATCGTAAGTGCGTTGTCCCGGAGGCTTTCGTCGAAGACTGCGGCACCGATACCCGACTGGAGGAGTGCGAAGAGAACGAGTGCCGCGATTCCACCGACGAGGAGTCGGACGACGATCGCTTCGCGCATCACCGTCGGATCCGGAATCAGTCGATAGCTCGACATCGGGTAGGTGGCGTCTTTCACGGAGAGGGCCATGCTGAACAACGATCCGAGAACGCCGAACACGACGACGAGCGTCACGTACCAGGGTTCAAACAGGACGGAATCCGCCCCGGAAGTGGTCTCGCCGACGATCAGGTCGGCGGGGACGTTGGCTTCGACGACCCCCCATCCGAGTATCGGAAGGAAAATCAAGACTCCGAACACGAGCGGAATGAGCCACCGCAAGAATCGACGGAGGTTCATCAGGTCGGAGATCCGTTGAATATCCCAGCCTTGGATGACCAGGACCGCCCGGTAGAGTTCCTGTGGTGTAGCGGTGCGCTTTAGTTCGCCATCGTCGTCAAGAATGTAGCTGTCGATCTCGTCCTGTTTGTACGCGGGCAGCGATTGTTTGCTTACCCAGATCCACTTCGTGAGATTGTAGAGCCTCTTCCCGGCGAAATCGTCGGCCGGAACGCCGATCGTTCCGTCCTTTCGAATTGGCTGATCGGTAACCCAGTCCAGTCCGATCTCGAGACTCCAGTCGAGTCGGTGCGGTTCGCGATCTGACGATGCTTCATCGAGAAGCTCGTAGACGAAAACGCGCTGTGCGTTCGCCCAGTAGTACGCCGATAAGAACACGACGTACTGTTCGCGTCGTACGGCGCTTTTGGCCTGGTCTAACTGGCTCATCGCGACGTCTATTCTGTTCTTCACTTCCGCGGATTTTAGCCCGTCCTCGAATTGGCTGTTCGATTCGTCGCCTTGGTCGTCCCCCTCGTCGTCACCGGTGAGTAATTCGTTGTACTTACACAGTTCCTCACGTTCGCGGTCTACCAAGTCGAGATAAAAGCACTGCTTCTTGTTCAGTCGACAGAGGAAGAGACCGGTGAATCCGAGCGCGAGGAGGCCAGTTGAAGCGATTCCGAAGGCGAACGGAACGATCGCGAACCAGCTCGCACCCAGACCGAGGAGAGCGACGACGCTGAAGAGGACGCTCGCGTAGAACAACGGGGTCTTCTGCCAGTACTGGTGAATGTACGTTCGGACGCTTCGGAACAGTCGGACGGCGGTGTCTACCCATGTTCCAGCAGATTGACCGTTCGTCGAATCCCCACCGTTTCCCTCCGACGGCTCGCCTGAACACATGTGAATAGAACAACACGAACCCGATAGTAGTAATACACCCCTCAGTCGCATGGCCCTCATATTACGCAGCACCCACCAACTCGGAACCGAACATATCGGATTGAAAGACAGTTACTTCGACCGAAACCACCGAGATGTAAGTACGTGCGTTTCTCAGTCGTCATCATGAAACCACTCGTCGACGATACGGACGAGCGCGTTCCCGGGGCGTTCTCGAGCAACTGGCCGCGTGATCACAAATGACCGAGGAAGCGGAACTCGCCGTCGGCGCGGACGCGTTCACGCAACGGGGCGCGGACCTCGAGGTCGCCGTCGTCGGCGCGGGTGCGATCGGTGCGACGGCCGCCTATGACCTGGCGCGCGAGGGCGTAGACGTGACCCTGTACGACCGCGGCTCCATCGCGAGCGGTTCGAGCGGCCGCGCCGCGGGCGTTTGCTACGACGCCTTCGCGGACTCGCTCGACGCCGAGATCGGCAGCGACGCGATCGAGCGGTTTCGGTCGCTCTCGGGCGACGACACGTTCCCGTTCGTCGAGTGTCCCTACGTCTGGCTGGCTCGCGAAGGGGACGAGCGGAACGTCGAGGCCCTCCGCGAGCAAGTAACGCGAATGCAGCAGAACGGGACGATCGCGCTCGAGGTCGACGGCGACGAACTGGCCGAGCGGTTCCGCGCCCTGCGGACGGACGACGTCGCGGTCGCGGGCATCGCCGGCGCCGCGGGGTACACCGATCCGGCGAGGTACACGGCCTGTCTCGCGGCCGCCGCGGAGGGGGCCGGCGCGACGCTGCGACCGGAGACGCCCGTCCGGGTTCGCACCGACCCCGCGCGGGTCGTCCTGGACGCCGACGGCAGCGTCCACGAGGTCGACGCCGTGCTCGTCGCCGCGGGAGCCCACACGAAGCGCGTGCTCGCGGAAGCCGGGATCCCGATCGCACTGAAGCCGTACCGCGTCCAGGCGCTCGTGGCTACCTACGA contains:
- a CDS encoding DUF7109 family protein, translated to MDATADELAGVVDLFGGLTRSELERALAEAAFRADGASVDEDALEEAIADALESFALVAYEPSGRNGDAGAAASAAGDGDETLLVAGPTAFPSVPDRAEDVPHILDVEPRRLERAALGETVRDEFANAADDAVAAGDAERIETLLDVSYDVEAWAPVELDDERARLEVALE
- a CDS encoding NUDIX hydrolase, whose translation is MVGPRLNLEPIADHPPVGIDDQEHDAAVLAPVIEREEEDYLLFTRRADHLGKHPGQMSFPGGGAEPEDETILATALREANEEIGLEPAEAAIVGQLDDIRTITEYAVTPFVARVPDREYERDGDEVAEIVVLPLSGFLDPENYETERRTHPYYGDVVIHYFHVDGYTVWGATGRILVQLLELTTEFEAPERIDRSTP
- a CDS encoding DUF7388 family protein, whose protein sequence is MLTTSTVARAGLDAIALKPTECDVSAAASIPVETIAIDYEGREYLPDPAILESLSADADVLVTTPVRADGFDPLGDDSVLAELPADVSRVLVAGHPAYLTDDERARAVAPRLGKALERDPDAWVGTESVERIAMATGATQYDLLSRTTGRELRALRSAGFDGDLAIYAPTVLTDDDDDVLDAVGAYVARRRPVAAALPEGAPTDSRAAGRARDVLLEAVQDYALVGTEDEIREQTDVLREAGATTIVGYPARGLEAVLE
- a CDS encoding creatininase family protein; this encodes MSLLAEYTTTTAADELEAAEVAVLPVGSTEQHGPALPLGMDHMAAEAFARTATDHDDAVVLPTLPVGVSEHHRQFDGTLYVSAETFERYVAETVSSLAEHGVRKAVVVNGHGGNSDALRRAARSLRRERTAFAPPWNWWDGVADLAADLFDEDGGHADAMESSLLWYVRDDLIRPAELEAAEAGASEGWGESVHGAALGFDTIDFSDSGAVGRPTQADPEKGERLFETGRDQLHALIDWLAERPLEACWPRDHA
- a CDS encoding NAD(P)/FAD-dependent oxidoreductase; protein product: MTEEAELAVGADAFTQRGADLEVAVVGAGAIGATAAYDLAREGVDVTLYDRGSIASGSSGRAAGVCYDAFADSLDAEIGSDAIERFRSLSGDDTFPFVECPYVWLAREGDERNVEALREQVTRMQQNGTIALEVDGDELAERFRALRTDDVAVAGIAGAAGYTDPARYTACLAAAAEGAGATLRPETPVRVRTDPARVVLDADGSVHEVDAVLVAAGAHTKRVLAEAGIPIALKPYRVQALVATYDLAEPMCYDATAGFYLRPHPDGLLAGNGTEYVEADPNAYDRDASPGFAADLLERVDYRLSGVDIDPERDLERAWAGLCTATPDRDPLVGRLESELYVATGFQGHGFMRAPALAERVADEILGGDGIDPFDPARFDGDEEFDIVEGMTIETANE